Within the Arachis duranensis cultivar V14167 chromosome 10, aradu.V14167.gnm2.J7QH, whole genome shotgun sequence genome, the region NNNNNNNNNNNNNNNNNNNNNNNNNNNNNNNNNNNNNNNNNNNNNNNNNNNNNNNNNNNNNNNNNNNNNNNNNNNNctacaaatataaaaaacattAAACTATCAAATTATTCattcatgtatatatattatatatataatgaaataaaataaatgtatgaaacaatatatttatttatattcaaaTACTGATGGtggatttaatatatttgatttttaatatatataaaatattttttaaattttataataaacttAATATTAATGCTATAGAAAGTTAAATTAGTTATATCTTTGTTGATACATCGATACATTATTAATTATCTACAATTATTTCAcactaacaatatataaaatttacgCATCAAATTATAGCTCAAATGATATAGTTTTTTCGTTGGCTTTTCTCTCTCTCGAAAAAGGCAGTTCAGTTAGCCTAGAGGGAAGGGGATACCTTAATTCCACTCTGCTAAAGGCTATTAAGTGCCAATTCCACTCCGCTTTTTAGCCTTGCTTGAAGGGAAGATAGTGAAGATGGATTGAGAGCTGGATGCTtaccttcctttcttttttcccCTCTCTCGCCGCTTTCTTAAGGCTGTCTCTGCATTTCTACCTCCTTTATCACTGAGCGGTCATTTAGGGATCTTAGCTGGTGATTCGGACTATTTTTCTCTCGACGATGAAACTTATTCCCCATCGTCTCACTGGCCGACCTTAACCCTTTATCTAAAAATCTCTATTATGTTAAATATTAAgttacatatattaattattttttattattattaaaattctttTACACTAAATGCTTTAATTTGCTGGTAGAGGTGACGTGACAGGCACCTTCTGCCAGTTTTGCGTGTCCACAGCAGCTTCAGACATTGTTCAGCACTGTCCAAACAGATCATCAGCAGTGATATGGTATAACTACTGCATACTCAGATACTCCAACCATGACTTCTTTGGAAACCTTACAATAACCCCATCATGGCAATTTCCTGGGACCAAGAACACCACCAACAGCACACAAGAACTCCAGGAAGCAGAGACTTACATGCAGAGCTTGATAAAGAATGCTACTGTGGAGACCAACTTGCTGTATGCAATGGGTGAGTTCAATTCTGGTGGTTCATCAGGGGAAAGGTATGGGTTGGTGCAGTGTAGCAGGGACCTTACTAGTGATCAGTGTAGGCAGTGTTTGAATGCTATGTTGGATCAAGTTCCTAAATGCTGTGCTACCAAAGTTGGATGGCAAGTTTTGGCTCCAAGTTGTTTGATCAAGTATGATGATTTTATGTTCTACAAGATTACTACCAGTCAAGCACCTTCTCCATTATTGAATTCAGGTCAATTCTGAGTtttatttgcatttttattttttattttagagagaaaatgaCAAATCGATCCCTGATTTTTTGGTCTGCGGACATTTAAATCCTTGAAGAttttaaaatacatttaagtccTTGACATCTTCAAAATCTGGACATATCTGATCTTGAGTCTAATTtgtccaattttaaaaattatctcaTGTATGCATTCGTATCAATTAGGTTAGTATAACGAGAGTTACGTTTGATTTTTTCGTTAAATCTGACAAATCCAAGTGAACACGAGGGATCGATATGTCCAGGTTTTAAAAAGGTTAGggacttaaatgtatttttaaattttcgaaaacttaaatGTCTGTAGATCAAAAGGTTAAGGATTTATTTGTCTTTTGTTATAAAACTGaaattctatatataaaaaatagaaattaacttttgcacaattttaaaaagattttaattagGGATTGggtcaatttttttcaattaatatcagtcgattttattttaaattttaaattctaaatttatattttaaaatttaatttttaatattatattctaatttttttaaaaataaaaaataataaatgttagttaattacaaattagttaattttttttatacttatgcttttaaaaaataaaaaataaaagcctAAAATCAATTTTTCTTGCTTCTATTATTGTCTCAtgtttaaactaaaaaaaatgtattgTTATAGTATGTAATATGTATATATCTTCATTTTAGAGCCTTCAAAGTCAATTCCCGCTGGAGGGAGGATTCTTCTTGAAAgctaatataatttataaataactaattaagtaGATTTAAAACATACATTATCATGTTTTGTGGGGtccataattaaaatatacatgtGAATTGCTTAggctttaatttatttagatatagCAGGCGAGAAAGTCAAAGATACAAATGTTAGATGATATATTGCCTcttaattctaattaaaataaCAGTGACTTGTCACAAACTCACAATGTCCCTCTTGTCCTTTTAGAGTTTGGGGTTTGGTAGACATTAATTTAAGACAGCTTGCTTTTTTAGGTTTGAAATTAATCAAATCATCCTTTAATTTCTGTCatctatttatatttaatgGGTAGCTGATATGGATATGGCTGATAAATAGCTCTCTCAGCCATCAACTTGAATGAATAAATGTATGTTCTAGAATACATATTATTAAATGAATACATTTTTTGTGAAAAGGACATAAAATCTAAGTTTTAATATGTTCATTATATCATTATTAAAAGTATTAGACCTATTTAATTAAGGTCTATTTTATATTGCCAATAAGTTAtaacttaaatgatatatttttttatactcaCTTAAGAGATGGGAGATTCGAGTCATCTTATAttcgataaaaaaataaaataaaaaataaaaaatcatttaataCACACAAAGCCTAGTTGAGGTTAATTATAGATagacatttttaatattaaatgtgTGAGTGTGTAGTGTGAATAAGTATAATATATAATGCTTATAGTTAAAGGTTGTCCAATCCaaacatttaataaaaaaatatctcctATATCCGGCTTGTTTATTAATTGTGTTGTTGGGGAATCACTTATTTGAAGGCagcaaaagaaattaaaaaaaaagaaagtagaaGTTAATTATTATCCTATACTTAAatataagaaatttttttaataaagtaaaaaatataatcatacaATAGTTCAAAATAATGATATTcaacattttaataaaaatatcttgtATAATGTACAGATGCTAATTATTATCTAGTAGTAAAATGTTATGATTttctgaaaaattaaagataaatctcaaaaagaaaaaaaatacttatttttattttatttttctttttctttttctttttcttttttcccaaTCAAGAAGCACAAATAACAAGGGTATTATTGCAGGCAATAACAAGGGTACAAGTAAGACAAAAACTGTGATAATCATCATAGTGAGTGTGTTGGTGGCATTAGTTCTACTAAGTTGTGGCATCTACTTCTTATGGAGGAAGAATCAATCAAATCATGGTAACTAACACTATTCAAGTTCTCTAACCTCATTTCAATAAACATTATAAACTCATATCATAAACTTTTTTATCTGTAGATGCATTATTGTCAGAGACCACTCCTATATCAATACATTATAACCCTTATCAAGGTCAAGGAGACGATTCATTGAATGCTGACCTTCCTACAATCCCTCTATTTTGGATTCGACAGAACACTAATAACTTTTCAGATTCTTGCAAATTAGGAGAAGGTGGATTTGGTCCTGTTTATAAGGTATCACTGAATATTTCAATGTGGAAACCAAGCTCTATATGtagataatttattaatttaattttgatgcattgtCAGAGTAAAATAGTTATACACGTGTATCCAATTAGCAACGTCACATCagtaaaaaaactaaaaataactaCCTTTCATGTTGATCGTGTGAAGAATCATTCAAAAGAACAGATGTGATTGTATGACTGTATAAAACGCTTTACATTAttagtgtatcaaaattaaactcataattAGTAActtaatttattcaaaacaaATTCATAAGTACCCATTTGTGTGTTTACTCTTTTGTACttggatttttctttctttgcaaaATCTATATTTAGGGAAGCTTACAAGATGGGACAGAAGTTGCCATCAAAAGACTCTCAAAAACATCTGGCCAAGGTTTAGATGAGTTCAAGAATGAAGTAATCTTCATAGCCAAACTACAACATAGGAACCTTGTGAGACTGTTGGGTTGTTGTGTTGAGGAAAATGAAAAGCTGCTTATATACGAGTACATGTCCAATTCAAGCCTTGCCCTTCATCTATTCGGTAAGTTTTCTTACTATAGAACCTCCTgcctttaaaattttactttcaatttaattttctcttaCTTGTTGATAttgaatgatacaatatagaaaCACTCTTTTATGTAACTtctctgtttttgtttttatgtattTCATTACATAAGTAATTTTGTCAAGAAACATTTCTTATCTTCTTGTTAGACGTGGAAAAACGAAAGCAACTAAGTTGGAAGGTTCGAATGAATATTATCAAAGGAATCGCACGAGGACTTCTGTACCTTCACGAAGATTCTAGACTTAAAATAATTCATAGAGATATGAAAGCTAGTAATGTTCTACTTGATCAAGATATGAATCCAAAAATATCAGATTTTGGATTAGCAAGGACATTTGAAAAAGGCCAGAATGAAGAAAACACTCGAAGGGTTATGGGCACCTAGTATGTCATATTaatgttgtatatatatatgtgttgttacattattttctattttggcAAAACTAACAATAttctattgttttttttaaaCAGCGGATATATGGCTCCCGAATATGCCATGGAAGGGTTATATTCAGTAAAATCAGACGTTTTTAGTTTTGGAGTTCTTTTACTAGAAATCATTGCTGGCAAAAGAAATAGTGGATTCTATCTTTCAGATCATGGTCAAAGTCTTCTTGTATATGTTAGTTTTCTTGATTCCGttacaatatttttaaataaattgctATTACAAAACATATGCATGGATCTGTTTaatttttactatatatattaatatccaTATTTTTGTGCAGAGTTGGAAACTATGGTGTGAAGGAGAATGTTTAGAGTTAGTAGATCCTATATTAGAAAATACATACATAAGAAGTGAAGTTATAAGGTGTATTCATATTGGTTTGCTGTGTGTACAAGAAGATGCAATAGATCGACCAATAATGTCTACGGTGGTTGTTATGCTAGCAAGCGAGACAATGACACTTCCTAATCCTAATCATCCTGCATTTTCAGTTGGAAGAAAGTTCGGTAAAGAAGACGAATCAACGTCAAAGACTTCTAAAGATAATATCTCTGTCAATGAAGTATCAATGTCAAATGTTTTTCCTAGATAAGTAGTATATACAACATTATAAAAACTGTTTTAGAATTGCTTGATGTACAAGTAATTGCGTCAACATAGTTGAACCATTCTTGTTTTAACTGAGTGTTGTAGTTCAATTATTAAAGATATGCAATCTGCTCATCAtgcaaatatattataatttctCTTAGATTATatgtgtttatggattaagcTATACCACAAGCAATGTAACCAATATTTTGATGTTTTGGCACCGATACTTAAGAGTAGTTGATGATGGGATAGaagttaattttattgttgttaataGAAAAATGTTTGGGTTAATAAACCAAAATGCTAGATCTTTTCTCAAATTAAAGAATAAGAATATGAagcaatttttattattatgtaaaaTCTGATGACCGGTATGGTTTTGTTcttgaaaaaagaattttagaatatttttgagTTGTAACCAGTGTCTATTTCCTCCATTATTAGTAGCTCTTGGATTTTTCTTCGGTGGACACCTTTAAAAATAACTGTGATGTTAGCTATTCTGGTAATGGTGCTCAGATTGGTTTTATCCGTATTAGCAAAGATTGAAAAGGAATGTGACAAAAGACTGTTTGGAAACAATTGAGATTCATGGTATTTTGCAAGGAGAATTTTTATTTGCTATTTGAAAAGGTATTTTTTAGCATGGTACTCGAAACAAAAAGATATTATATGTGAGACAGACTATGTGGAGGCTTTTATTATTGTCAATTATTTTCAGGATTACTTTGATTTTATTGATCATTTGGTGTTGAAAATCCGAGATATCATGTTTTAAAAATAGTGTGCTTAACTTTGGTTGATATTGAAAAATACGAATAGTAGCAGATATCATGTCaaaaattacaatgagaacccTTTCTTCTCAAAAGAAACTTCCATCCTCttagaaaaaatttaagaataatatTTAGTGCATTTCTTAAacaactttttatttgtttttgtttcttagttattatttgttttctttcccgtcacaaaaataatcatatttatcatattttttagatatttttgtcaataatataatatttgagaaatttacatatttaaaacatttcgaaaaatatattaaGCAATTACAACTTTTCTTCCAAATGttttacatatttatatattttgcgtcttgtattttaaaaaattgtaattgcGTAACGTTTTCTTTCAAATGTTTTAAACATGTAAATTATCCAAAAtactttaaatattattttagaataaaaatattatttaagcactaaatttttttaccttaataattaattttaaccgttaattttattatacaCATATCgcaatacttttaaaatttacaaaagaaaaaattcatgctagttaagaaaaatttttaCTCTCTATAGTGACCTAATGCTGGGAACCCCACCGACACGTGGCTCTCAACTATAGGCGCATTCGGTCATTCTCGTACGCCGTTTTGCACTTGATTCAGATTGCATGACTGGAATGGACTGCATTTTCTTTTCGGTCTTTGTTCTTCGAGAAAAAGCGAGAATCAATTTTCTCATATTATTTTCCCGAGAAAACCCTAACCAGCTGAATGAGCTATCACATTTGCACTCATTGACTCCATTGACGCCACCGCAGCAAGCAATCCGTCGTAGCAGGTAACTCTTATGCGCATTCTCTTTTCTTTGAtccgtcttttttttttttctgtagcCTATGATTGGATTCAACAATGGAGCTTCTCTTTATATTATTTCACTTTTCGCGATTACGTTTCTCTGTGTTTGGACTTTGAAGTGAAAGTGCGAAATCTCTTTAGGACTCGCTATTCAAATTTATAATGTGTTTCATTGCTTGCTTCAGTGTGTAATTTCATGATTTTACTTTTTTCTATATTCAATAGGTGAACGGTGAGCATTAAGGACCAGAATGATTGAATGTTGGTTGTTGATTAATAAATTACTGTTTGAATTTGCATTGTAATAAATAATTGAGTTCATATTTAAACAGCCTAATAACAGAATATTAGGCTTTAATGAATCTTTTTCGCCAATGAGGTTTtcttttctaggatttatgaGGAAAGttcattttgaaaattaagcTTATTTTGTTTGGTACACAAGTTAATAATAGATTTACTTGGGATTTGATTACTCATCCATTTGGTCAGTTAATTTGTTGCATTTcattctaatttttgaaatggCGAAAATATGCACCTGCTGCATTCTATGATTCTCTGCATTCTGTActtatttcttcttgttttccAATTGAATATTTTCTGGAAAGTTTTCTCTGCTttcatcataattcataattgttGGTTTAGTGTTGGTCTTTGATTGTCGGAGCATTTTGAGGACTTGCTCATTGAAGAAGCAAATTGATGCTGAAGCTCATGCTGTTCATGTTTGACTTGCAGAGCTTAGTTTGGTTGCTTCCTTCAAAAGGCATGTGACGTGAGCACAAGTTTAAAAACGGTGTGATAACATACCATGTGAAATAGAAAGTTCTAGACATAATTAGGCACAAGAGAAAAACTACAGCAAACATTTTTTAGGGCCCTTGTCATATCAAAGATATCATGCA harbors:
- the LOC107471995 gene encoding cysteine-rich receptor-like protein kinase 10 isoform X1, giving the protein MQSLIKNATVETNLLYAMGEFNSGGSSGERYGLVQCSRDLTSDQCRQCLNAMLDQVPKCCATKVGWQVLAPSCLIKYDDFMFYKITTSQAPSPLLNSGNNKGTSKTKTVIIIIVSVLVALVLLSCGIYFLWRKNQSNHDALLSETTPISIHYNPYQGQGDDSLNADLPTIPLFWIRQNTNNFSDSCKLGEGGFGPVYKGSLQDGTEVAIKRLSKTSGQGLDEFKNEVIFIAKLQHRNLVRLLGCCVEENEKLLIYEYMSNSSLALHLFDVEKRKQLSWKVRMNIIKGIARGLLYLHEDSRLKIIHRDMKASNVLLDQDMNPKISDFGLARTFEKGQNEENTRRVMGTYGYMAPEYAMEGLYSVKSDVFSFGVLLLEIIAGKRNSGFYLSDHGQSLLVYSWKLWCEGECLELVDPILENTYIRSEVIRCIHIGLLCVQEDAIDRPIMSTVVVMLASETMTLPNPNHPAFSVGRKFGKEDESTSKTSKDNISVNEVSMSNVFPR
- the LOC107471995 gene encoding cysteine-rich receptor-like protein kinase 10 isoform X2, which gives rise to MAPEYAMEGLYSVKSDVFSFGVLLLEIIAGKRNSGFYLSDHGQSLLVYSWKLWCEGECLELVDPILENTYIRSEVIRCIHIGLLCVQEDAIDRPIMSTVVVMLASETMTLPNPNHPAFSVGRKFGKEDESTSKTSKDNISVNEVSMSNVFPR